A region from the Maribacter aquivivus genome encodes:
- a CDS encoding zinc-ribbon domain-containing protein, translating to MILFFGTRSGKPETKKLFNSTCPYCQQRGTLTAITQKNYFHIFWIKLFKISSTTTIECSHCKRGYYETEFTEEMNQELSKTMN from the coding sequence ATGATTCTATTCTTTGGCACTAGATCAGGAAAGCCAGAAACTAAAAAGCTTTTTAACAGTACATGTCCGTATTGCCAGCAACGCGGAACTTTAACAGCTATTACCCAAAAGAACTATTTTCATATCTTTTGGATCAAGCTTTTTAAAATATCTAGTACGACTACGATAGAATGTAGCCACTGTAAACGTGGTTATTATGAGACTGAGTTTACCGAAGAGATGAATCAAGAATTATCTAAAACAATGAATTAG
- a CDS encoding RNA polymerase sigma factor, which produces MKIIPFYKNEKQLIKKATSGNRDAQERLYKKHAPKMLSVCRQYIKDIHFAEDVMVQGFLKMFNKLDTFKFEGSFEGWLRRIMIRESISYLRKQQFVVYDDEVYEKNQTEEISQSTDLDTEHIQQLIDALPQGYKMVFVLYTVEGYKHKEIAEMLSITESTSKTQLLKARKLLQDQLRQQNIIGYGNR; this is translated from the coding sequence TTGAAAATTATACCTTTTTATAAAAACGAGAAGCAGCTCATTAAAAAAGCAACATCGGGTAACCGCGATGCGCAAGAGCGTTTGTATAAAAAACATGCTCCAAAAATGTTGAGTGTCTGCCGTCAGTATATAAAGGATATTCATTTTGCGGAGGATGTAATGGTACAGGGTTTTCTGAAAATGTTCAATAAGCTAGATACATTTAAGTTCGAAGGTAGTTTTGAAGGATGGTTAAGGCGAATCATGATACGGGAAAGTATCTCTTATTTAAGAAAGCAGCAGTTTGTGGTGTACGATGATGAGGTGTACGAAAAGAATCAAACTGAAGAAATATCGCAAAGTACCGATTTGGATACCGAGCATATTCAACAATTGATAGATGCTTTACCTCAAGGCTATAAAATGGTGTTTGTACTGTATACCGTAGAAGGGTATAAGCATAAAGAAATCGCAGAAATGCTTTCGATAACCGAAAGCACTTCAAAAACACAGTTATTAAAAGCCCGAAAATTGCTTCAAGACCAATTAAGGCAACAAAATATTATAGGGTATGGAAACCGATAA
- a CDS encoding polyprenyl synthetase family protein, which translates to MKIVAQIKEPVYQEMELFESKFRDSMTSKVALLNRITHYIVNRKGKQMRPMFVFLTAKLLNDGEVNERTYRGASVIELIHTATLVHDDVVDESNKRRGFFSINALWKNKIAVLVGDYLLSKGLLLSIDNEDFDLLKIISVAVREMSEGELLQIEKARRLDITEDVYYDIIRQKTATLIAACCSLGACSVKPESADVETFRKFGELCGMAFQIKDDLFDYGGQKIGKPTGIDIKEQKMTLPLIYALNHCTKKEKSWTINSIKNHNKDKKRVKEVIAFVKDKGGLDYAVTKMLQYRDEALELLSTYPDSEYKSALELMVNYVVDRKK; encoded by the coding sequence CTGAAAATAGTAGCACAAATAAAGGAACCTGTCTATCAGGAAATGGAGCTGTTTGAATCTAAGTTTAGAGATTCAATGACCTCTAAGGTTGCGCTACTCAATAGAATTACCCATTACATCGTAAATCGCAAGGGAAAACAAATGCGCCCTATGTTCGTTTTTCTAACAGCCAAATTGTTGAATGACGGTGAGGTGAACGAGCGTACTTATCGTGGTGCTTCGGTTATAGAATTGATACATACGGCAACATTGGTTCATGATGATGTTGTTGATGAAAGCAATAAACGCAGGGGGTTCTTCTCTATAAATGCCCTTTGGAAAAATAAGATTGCCGTTTTGGTTGGCGATTATTTGCTGTCTAAAGGTCTTTTATTATCCATAGATAACGAAGATTTCGATTTACTTAAAATTATCTCTGTTGCCGTTCGCGAAATGAGCGAAGGCGAATTATTACAGATAGAAAAAGCAAGGCGTTTAGATATTACCGAAGATGTCTATTACGATATTATCAGGCAAAAAACGGCAACGTTGATTGCGGCATGCTGTTCGCTTGGTGCTTGTTCTGTAAAGCCAGAAAGCGCAGATGTAGAAACCTTCAGGAAATTTGGAGAACTATGCGGAATGGCATTTCAGATCAAAGATGACCTTTTTGATTATGGCGGACAGAAAATAGGAAAGCCAACCGGTATAGATATTAAAGAGCAAAAAATGACGTTGCCATTAATATATGCACTAAATCACTGTACCAAAAAAGAGAAAAGTTGGACTATTAATTCTATCAAAAACCACAATAAGGATAAAAAACGCGTCAAAGAAGTCATTGCCTTTGTAAAAGATAAGGGCGGATTGGATTATGCGGTAACTAAAATGTTACAGTATAGAGATGAGGCATTAGAACTGTTAAGTACGTATCCTGATTCTGAGTATAAAAGTGCTCTAGAATTGATGGTAAATTACGTGGTAGATCGTAAAAAGTAA
- the rlmN gene encoding 23S rRNA (adenine(2503)-C(2))-methyltransferase RlmN has translation MEEIKKKDIRALTREQLREFFVSNGDKAFRGNQVYEWLWQKAAYSFDVMTNLSKETREMLEANFVINHIKVDLMQRSSDGTIKNAVRLHDDLIVESVLIPTKSRTTACVSSQVGCSLDCRFCATSRLKRMRNLNPDEIYDQVVAIDNESRLYFERPLSNIVFMGMGEPLMNYNNVLKAIDKITSPDGLGMSPKRITVSTSGVPKLIKKMADDEVKFKLAVSLHSAIDEIRTSIMPFNAKFTLSDLRESLVYWYEKTRSRITYEYVVWDGINDAQKDVDALVEFCRFAPSKVNLIEYNPIDDGEFKQASNAAIDRYVNTLEKNNIVVTVRRSRGKDIDAACGQLANKS, from the coding sequence ATGGAAGAAATAAAGAAAAAAGATATTCGGGCACTAACGCGAGAGCAGCTTAGAGAATTCTTTGTTTCTAACGGTGACAAAGCTTTTCGTGGTAACCAGGTGTATGAATGGTTATGGCAAAAAGCAGCTTATTCTTTTGATGTGATGACGAATCTATCAAAAGAAACTAGAGAAATGCTAGAAGCTAATTTTGTAATCAACCATATTAAGGTGGATCTTATGCAGCGTAGTAGTGATGGTACTATTAAAAATGCCGTTCGCTTGCATGACGATTTAATTGTAGAATCGGTATTGATTCCAACTAAATCAAGAACTACTGCCTGTGTATCTAGTCAGGTAGGTTGTAGTTTAGACTGTAGGTTCTGTGCAACGTCTCGTTTAAAACGTATGCGAAATCTGAATCCTGATGAAATTTACGATCAAGTAGTTGCTATAGACAATGAAAGTCGCTTGTATTTTGAAAGACCATTGAGCAATATTGTTTTTATGGGGATGGGAGAACCTTTAATGAATTATAACAATGTCTTGAAGGCAATTGATAAGATTACTTCTCCTGACGGATTGGGGATGTCTCCAAAGCGAATTACAGTTTCAACTTCTGGTGTGCCTAAGTTAATTAAGAAAATGGCAGATGATGAAGTGAAATTTAAATTGGCTGTTTCGTTACATTCCGCAATAGATGAAATCAGAACTTCAATTATGCCGTTTAATGCCAAGTTTACTTTAAGCGATTTGCGAGAGTCCTTAGTGTATTGGTATGAGAAAACAAGAAGTAGAATTACTTACGAATATGTAGTTTGGGACGGAATAAACGACGCTCAAAAAGATGTTGATGCCTTGGTAGAATTCTGCCGTTTCGCGCCCTCTAAAGTAAATTTAATAGAATATAACCCAATTGATGATGGCGAGTTCAAACAAGCCTCTAACGCAGCCATAGATCGCTACGTTAATACATTAGAAAAGAATAATATTGTAGTAACCGTTCGTCGTTCTAGAGGAAAGGATATTGATGCCGCATGTGGTCAGTTGGCGAATAAGTCTTAA
- the queA gene encoding tRNA preQ1(34) S-adenosylmethionine ribosyltransferase-isomerase QueA, translated as MKLSNFSFELPDELLAEHPSENRDESKLMVIHRETGKIEHKMFKDMIDYFDEGDVMVLNNTKVFPARLYGNKEKTGARIEVFLLRELNEEQRLWDVLVDPARKIRIGNKLYFGDDETLVAEVIDNTTSRGRTLRFLYDGAYVDFRRKLRELGETPLPKYIKRDVEPEDEGRYQTIYAKHEGAVAAPTAGLHFSKHLLKRLEIKGVDFAELTLHVGLGTFNPVEVEDLSKHKMDSEELFIDEKATDIVNNAKREKRRICAVGTTAMRGLESAVSSKHMLNTYEGWTNKFIFPPYDFSIANAMITNFHLPKSTLLMMVSAFMGHDLMNKAYKEAILENYKFYSYGDAMLII; from the coding sequence ATGAAATTATCAAATTTTAGTTTTGAGCTTCCAGACGAATTATTGGCGGAGCATCCATCTGAAAATAGAGATGAGTCTAAATTAATGGTTATCCATAGAGAGACCGGAAAAATTGAACACAAGATGTTCAAAGACATGATCGACTATTTTGATGAAGGTGATGTTATGGTTCTTAATAACACTAAAGTTTTTCCTGCTCGTTTATACGGTAACAAGGAGAAAACTGGTGCGCGTATTGAGGTTTTTCTTTTACGTGAGTTGAATGAAGAGCAACGTCTATGGGATGTTCTTGTGGATCCAGCACGTAAAATTCGTATTGGTAACAAGTTATATTTTGGTGACGATGAAACGTTGGTAGCTGAGGTTATTGATAACACTACTTCTAGAGGTAGAACATTACGTTTTTTATATGATGGTGCTTACGTAGATTTCAGAAGAAAACTAAGAGAGCTAGGTGAAACGCCGTTACCTAAGTATATTAAAAGAGATGTTGAGCCAGAAGATGAAGGTCGTTACCAGACTATTTATGCAAAGCATGAAGGCGCAGTTGCTGCCCCTACTGCTGGTCTTCACTTCTCTAAACACTTATTAAAGCGTTTAGAAATTAAAGGTGTTGATTTTGCTGAATTAACTTTACATGTTGGGTTAGGTACTTTTAACCCAGTAGAAGTTGAAGATCTTTCTAAGCATAAAATGGATAGCGAAGAGCTATTTATTGATGAGAAAGCTACAGATATTGTAAATAATGCTAAGAGAGAAAAGCGTCGTATTTGTGCAGTAGGTACTACAGCAATGAGAGGTTTAGAAAGTGCTGTTTCATCTAAGCATATGTTAAATACGTATGAAGGTTGGACGAATAAGTTCATTTTCCCTCCATATGATTTTAGTATTGCGAATGCAATGATTACTAATTTCCATTTACCAAAATCTACATTATTGATGATGGTATCTGCATTTATGGGTCATGATTTAATGAACAAAGCATATAAAGAAGCAATATTGGAAAACTATAAGTTCTATTCTTATGGTGATGCCATGTTGATTATATAA
- a CDS encoding 3-phosphoshikimate 1-carboxyvinyltransferase: MKLHLTGPSNHQLKDTITITGSKSESNRSLLLAALFPDIKIENISNSDDAQVMAKGLKISEGTVDIHHAGTAMRFLTGYFSSQEGKDVILTGSKRMTERPIKILVEALRTLGAEISYVQDEGYPPIKIKGQRIVKDKVSLPANVSSQYISSLLLIAPSLDNGLELELVGKITSVPYIKMTLALLEEIGVETSFEGNMIKVSPKAKVVPTTLVVESDWSSASYFYGICALAAPGTEITLSAYKKKSLQGDSVLADIYTAFGVETTFGENKVTLRKTDKKVLAANEFDLANAPDIAQTIAVTCFGLGVGCHLIGLHTLKIKETDRLEALHTELSKLGANISVTDKTLTIVPTSEINADVAIDTYNDHRMAMAFAPLAMKTTLFVNDAEVVSKSYPDFWNDLKQLDFSIKEL; encoded by the coding sequence TTGAAACTTCACCTAACTGGTCCGTCAAATCATCAATTAAAAGATACCATAACTATAACAGGTTCTAAAAGTGAATCTAACCGTAGTTTATTATTGGCTGCATTATTTCCAGATATTAAAATTGAGAATATTTCAAATTCTGATGATGCCCAGGTTATGGCAAAAGGCTTAAAAATTTCAGAGGGTACGGTAGATATTCATCATGCTGGTACGGCAATGCGCTTTTTAACGGGATATTTTTCTTCTCAAGAAGGTAAGGATGTAATTCTTACCGGATCTAAAAGAATGACAGAAAGACCTATTAAAATTCTTGTAGAAGCTTTAAGGACATTAGGGGCAGAAATCTCTTATGTGCAAGATGAAGGGTATCCACCTATAAAAATTAAAGGGCAACGTATCGTAAAAGATAAAGTAAGTTTGCCCGCAAATGTCAGTAGTCAGTACATTTCTTCATTATTGTTAATAGCACCAAGTTTAGATAACGGACTAGAATTAGAGCTGGTAGGTAAAATTACTTCGGTACCTTATATTAAAATGACTTTGGCTTTGCTTGAAGAAATTGGTGTAGAAACCTCTTTTGAAGGTAATATGATTAAAGTTTCGCCGAAAGCAAAAGTAGTACCTACGACATTAGTTGTGGAGTCTGACTGGAGTTCAGCATCTTATTTTTATGGTATTTGTGCACTTGCGGCACCAGGTACTGAAATTACTTTATCTGCATATAAAAAGAAAAGCCTTCAAGGTGATAGTGTGCTTGCCGATATTTATACGGCATTCGGAGTTGAAACTACCTTTGGTGAAAATAAAGTCACATTAAGAAAGACCGATAAAAAAGTATTGGCCGCCAATGAATTTGATTTAGCCAATGCACCAGATATTGCACAAACAATTGCAGTTACTTGTTTCGGATTAGGGGTTGGTTGTCATTTAATTGGTTTACACACCCTAAAAATTAAAGAAACGGATCGTTTAGAAGCTTTACATACAGAGCTTTCTAAATTGGGGGCAAATATTTCTGTAACAGATAAAACACTTACTATAGTGCCAACGTCAGAAATTAACGCAGATGTAGCTATAGATACTTATAACGATCATAGAATGGCAATGGCTTTTGCACCGTTGGCAATGAAAACTACTCTTTTTGTGAATGATGCAGAGGTGGTTTCTAAATCATATCCTGATTTTTGGAATGACCTAAAACAACTAGATTTCAGCATAAAAGAATTATAA
- a CDS encoding nucleotide pyrophosphohydrolase, protein MNIENAQLEVDNWIKEHGVRYFNELTNMAQLTEEVGEVARIIARRYGEQSEKESDKNKDLGEELADVMFVVLCLANQTGIDLQQAFDKKLDLKTKRDHDRHHNNKKLK, encoded by the coding sequence ATGAACATCGAAAACGCACAATTAGAAGTAGATAACTGGATCAAGGAACATGGCGTTCGTTATTTTAACGAGCTTACCAATATGGCACAGTTGACAGAAGAAGTAGGGGAGGTCGCTAGAATTATTGCTAGACGCTACGGTGAACAGAGTGAAAAGGAGTCTGATAAGAATAAAGATTTAGGCGAAGAGCTGGCAGATGTAATGTTTGTAGTATTATGTTTGGCGAACCAGACAGGTATTGATTTACAACAAGCTTTTGATAAAAAGTTAGATTTGAAAACAAAGCGTGATCATGACCGTCATCACAACAATAAAAAGTTGAAATAG
- the dtd gene encoding D-aminoacyl-tRNA deacylase, whose translation MRAVIQRVSKASVTVDGKQLCAIEQGVLILVGIENEDTQDDIDWLTNKIVNLRIFNDDEGVMNMSLLATKGDAIVVSQFTLHASTKKGNRPSYIKAARPEVAIPLYEAFIATMESKMDKKVGTGIFGADMKVELLNDGPVTILIDTKNKD comes from the coding sequence ATGAGAGCAGTAATACAGCGCGTTTCCAAAGCTAGTGTAACGGTTGATGGCAAACAGTTATGCGCCATTGAACAAGGTGTTTTAATACTTGTCGGCATAGAAAATGAAGATACACAAGACGATATAGATTGGCTAACAAATAAAATAGTCAACCTTCGTATTTTTAATGACGACGAAGGAGTAATGAATATGTCACTTTTAGCTACAAAAGGCGATGCAATTGTGGTTAGTCAATTTACGCTACACGCAAGTACTAAAAAAGGAAATCGCCCATCTTATATAAAAGCTGCACGACCAGAAGTAGCTATTCCACTATACGAAGCTTTTATTGCTACCATGGAATCTAAAATGGATAAGAAAGTTGGTACAGGTATATTTGGGGCAGATATGAAGGTAGAATTGTTGAATGATGGGCCGGTGACTATACTTATTGACACAAAAAATAAAGATTAA
- the rsgA gene encoding ribosome small subunit-dependent GTPase A — protein sequence MVGIVYKSTGSWYTVKAGNGDFYECRIKGKFRIKGIKSTNPVAVGDYVRFETETTGDDTFGIINEIEKRKNYIIRKSVNLSKQTHIIAANLDQVFLLVTLNNPPTYPVFIDRFLITAEAYEIPAVLLFNKIDTYSPEELDEIKFLAALYRNIGYTCLGISAATGKNVDKVKEMMLGKTSMFSGHSGVGKSTLVNAIEPNLDIKTKQISQQHAQGQHTTTFAEMYDLSFDARIIDTPGIKGFGIVDMEKEEIGNYFPEFFKLKQECKFNNCIHVDEPKCAVKDALETGDIAWSRYNSYLQMIKGEDENYRVDIHDEKK from the coding sequence ATGGTAGGAATTGTTTATAAATCTACGGGAAGTTGGTACACTGTTAAGGCAGGTAATGGTGATTTCTATGAATGTAGAATAAAAGGAAAATTTAGAATAAAGGGTATAAAAAGTACAAATCCTGTTGCGGTTGGTGACTATGTACGTTTTGAAACTGAGACTACTGGCGATGATACCTTTGGTATTATTAACGAAATCGAGAAACGTAAAAATTACATCATTCGTAAGTCTGTTAATCTATCTAAGCAGACCCATATAATAGCAGCCAATTTAGATCAAGTATTTTTATTGGTAACATTGAACAATCCACCAACCTATCCAGTTTTTATAGATCGATTTTTAATTACGGCCGAGGCATACGAAATTCCTGCAGTATTATTATTCAATAAAATAGATACTTATTCACCTGAAGAGTTAGATGAAATCAAATTTTTGGCAGCATTATATCGTAATATCGGTTATACATGTTTAGGCATCTCGGCTGCAACAGGTAAAAATGTTGATAAAGTCAAAGAAATGATGTTAGGTAAGACCTCTATGTTTTCTGGTCATTCTGGGGTAGGTAAATCGACATTGGTAAATGCTATAGAGCCTAATTTAGATATAAAGACAAAACAGATTTCTCAGCAGCATGCACAAGGTCAGCACACAACCACATTTGCAGAAATGTACGATTTAAGCTTTGATGCCCGTATTATAGATACACCCGGTATAAAAGGATTTGGTATCGTTGATATGGAAAAAGAAGAAATAGGGAACTATTTTCCAGAGTTCTTTAAGCTGAAACAAGAATGCAAGTTTAATAATTGTATTCATGTAGACGAGCCTAAATGTGCTGTAAAAGACGCTTTAGAAACTGGCGATATTGCATGGAGTAGATATAACAGTTATTTACAGATGATAAAAGGCGAAGACGAGAATTATAGGGTAGATATACATGACGAGAAAAAATGA